One Psychrobacillus glaciei genomic region harbors:
- a CDS encoding TetR/AcrR family transcriptional regulator, which produces MIISTKKLLIIERAVELFAKSGFESTSVQEITEACGISKGSFYLYFKSKESLLFSIFEVFIDRVSKKVASVFEMDSSPKDKLELFLCIQFEEIDQYSDFILMLLREQTKPEDTELFVLMQQMDKQLNDTLKELLVGVYGITIKRHIPDMTIMVKGLIKGYIELIIMYNRNLDFKKLANFLLYRIDSLVSGLTTPFLEEDFILKIDDKKTT; this is translated from the coding sequence ATTATAATTTCAACTAAAAAGTTATTAATAATTGAAAGAGCTGTGGAGCTTTTCGCAAAAAGCGGCTTTGAATCTACCTCCGTGCAAGAAATAACGGAAGCTTGCGGCATTTCAAAAGGCTCCTTCTATTTATATTTTAAATCAAAGGAAAGTTTGCTTTTTAGTATATTTGAGGTTTTTATTGATAGAGTTTCTAAAAAAGTTGCGAGTGTTTTTGAAATGGATAGTTCACCTAAAGATAAACTAGAACTTTTCCTATGTATTCAATTTGAAGAAATAGATCAATACTCTGATTTCATTTTAATGCTATTAAGAGAACAAACAAAACCCGAAGATACTGAGCTATTTGTCTTAATGCAGCAAATGGATAAACAACTAAATGATACCTTGAAAGAGTTGCTCGTGGGGGTATATGGAATAACGATAAAAAGACATATCCCTGATATGACCATTATGGTAAAGGGACTTATTAAGGGTTATATTGAATTAATTATTATGTATAATAGAAATTTAGATTTTAAAAAGTTGGCCAATTTTCTCCTTTATAGGATTGATTCATTAGTTTCGGGACTAACAACACCTTTTTTAGAAGAAGACTTTATATTGAAAATAGACGACAAAAAAACTACTTGA
- a CDS encoding efflux RND transporter permease subunit, translating to MNSIINFVIKNKLAVWLLTLIITAAGIYAGTNMKLETIPDITIPVITVTTVYPGATPEQVAKEVSEPFEKSVSNLEGVKTVSSTSFQNVSSLQIEYTYGVDMKEAETELKAALDNVKKPDNVKDPSVARISLNAFPVIALSVSNSGKDLDALTDDVEKVIVPKLNGIEGVSSVAVSGQQVEEVSLVFDQTKLAQYGLNDSTVKMIVQGTNLTMPLGLFQFDDEEQSVVVDGKVTTLEDLENLKIPVAGPNGMSSVTLKEIAKINFVGKAESISRTNGKEAIAIQIVKAQEANTVEVVNAVKDMIPELNKDFDGIDIKVTLDQGEPIEASVDTMINKALFGALFAVLVIMLFLRNFKSTIISIISIPLSILIAFILLHQMGITLNMMTLGAMTVAIARVIDDSIVVVENIYRRMSLPGEKLKGRDLIREATKEMFVPIMSSTLVTIAVFLPLGLVSGMVGELFLPFALTMVFALLASLLVAVTIVPMLAHTLFRKNMEKGPVVHKESQGKLAAVYKKTLNAALNHKAITSISAVVILGASLFLIPVVGVSFLPDEEQKMMYVTYSPSAGETSGDVNASVEQVENYFLKKDKVDVVQVSIGGANPMSPGASNSALMFVTFDKETEDFTKVKEDAMKDIQAYDVKGEWKSQDFSTSGSSNQVSFYVYGNNKKDIEPVVEKISSILADNKDLKDVDTSLSKSYKEFTFVVDKEKLTQYGLTTAQIGMKLNPNVPREVLTTITKDDQTVDVYIDQQKEKTTSVDDLLKQTITTPVGVEVPISELVTIQEGKSSDTVNRREGKIFASVSGTLTAKDVAKTTKDVQAKIDKLDVPAGVEINTAGVTEDIAQAFTQLGLAMLAAIAIVYLILVITFGGGLAPFAILFSLPFTAIGALVGLAIAGETLSVSSMLGLLMLIGIVVTNAIVLIDRVIHMEKGGHSTREAILEAGATRLRPILMTALATIGALIPLAIGVEGSGLISKGLGVTVIGGLTSSTLLTLIFVPMVYEFFAKFRRKKGSNN from the coding sequence ATGAATTCTATAATTAACTTTGTCATAAAGAATAAATTAGCAGTATGGCTTTTAACATTAATCATTACTGCTGCAGGTATTTATGCTGGAACAAATATGAAACTTGAAACAATTCCAGATATTACGATACCTGTCATTACTGTAACGACTGTTTACCCTGGTGCAACACCAGAACAAGTTGCTAAAGAAGTATCTGAACCTTTCGAAAAATCGGTTAGTAATCTTGAGGGTGTGAAAACGGTTAGTTCTACTTCTTTTCAAAATGTATCTTCACTTCAAATTGAGTATACATATGGAGTTGATATGAAGGAAGCAGAAACCGAATTAAAAGCTGCATTAGACAATGTAAAGAAACCGGATAATGTAAAAGATCCTTCGGTTGCCCGCATTAGTTTAAATGCATTCCCAGTCATCGCTTTAAGCGTTTCCAATAGTGGAAAAGATTTGGATGCATTAACGGACGATGTAGAAAAAGTAATTGTTCCTAAACTAAATGGAATTGAAGGTGTGTCTTCAGTAGCAGTTTCAGGACAACAAGTCGAAGAAGTAAGTTTGGTATTTGACCAAACTAAATTGGCTCAATATGGATTAAATGATTCTACTGTTAAAATGATTGTGCAAGGCACAAATTTGACAATGCCTTTAGGTTTATTCCAATTTGATGATGAAGAACAGTCTGTTGTAGTAGATGGGAAAGTTACTACATTAGAAGACTTGGAAAATCTTAAAATTCCAGTAGCTGGTCCTAATGGGATGTCTTCTGTAACTTTAAAGGAAATCGCTAAAATTAATTTTGTTGGTAAAGCGGAATCTATTTCCCGTACAAATGGGAAAGAAGCAATTGCTATTCAAATTGTAAAAGCGCAAGAAGCTAATACAGTGGAAGTAGTAAATGCTGTAAAAGATATGATTCCCGAGTTAAACAAAGATTTTGATGGTATAGACATTAAAGTAACTTTGGATCAAGGAGAGCCAATTGAAGCTTCTGTTGATACGATGATCAATAAGGCGTTATTTGGCGCACTATTTGCAGTATTAGTCATTATGTTGTTTTTACGAAACTTTAAGTCAACCATCATTTCGATTATTTCTATTCCATTATCCATTTTAATTGCGTTTATATTATTACACCAAATGGGTATTACGTTAAATATGATGACATTAGGTGCGATGACCGTAGCAATTGCGCGAGTAATTGATGATTCCATTGTAGTTGTGGAGAATATTTATCGTCGCATGAGTCTACCAGGTGAAAAGTTAAAAGGTAGAGATTTAATTCGCGAAGCGACAAAAGAAATGTTTGTTCCGATCATGTCATCTACTTTAGTAACGATTGCAGTATTCTTACCTTTAGGCCTTGTAAGTGGTATGGTAGGAGAGCTATTTTTACCATTTGCCTTAACAATGGTATTTGCTTTACTTGCTTCTTTGTTAGTAGCGGTAACGATTGTTCCGATGCTTGCACATACTTTATTTAGAAAAAATATGGAAAAAGGACCTGTAGTGCATAAAGAATCGCAAGGAAAACTTGCAGCAGTTTATAAGAAAACCTTAAATGCTGCATTAAACCATAAAGCAATTACATCTATTTCAGCAGTAGTTATTTTGGGAGCAAGTTTGTTCTTAATCCCAGTTGTAGGAGTAAGTTTCTTACCGGATGAAGAGCAAAAAATGATGTATGTAACTTACTCACCTAGCGCGGGTGAAACATCTGGAGATGTAAATGCTAGTGTGGAACAAGTTGAAAATTATTTCTTGAAGAAAGACAAAGTAGATGTAGTTCAAGTTTCAATTGGTGGAGCTAATCCAATGTCTCCAGGGGCGTCTAATAGTGCATTGATGTTCGTCACATTTGATAAGGAAACAGAGGACTTTACGAAAGTAAAAGAAGATGCGATGAAAGATATTCAGGCTTATGATGTAAAAGGGGAATGGAAATCACAAGATTTTTCTACAAGTGGTTCTAGTAACCAAGTAAGCTTCTATGTTTACGGAAACAATAAAAAAGATATTGAGCCAGTAGTAGAAAAAATCTCATCTATTTTAGCGGACAACAAAGACTTGAAAGATGTTGATACAAGCTTATCAAAATCATATAAAGAATTTACATTTGTCGTTGATAAAGAAAAATTAACACAATATGGTTTAACGACTGCACAAATTGGGATGAAGTTAAATCCGAATGTCCCACGTGAAGTGTTAACAACCATTACAAAAGATGATCAAACTGTTGATGTTTATATTGATCAACAGAAAGAAAAAACAACATCAGTCGATGACTTATTAAAACAAACTATAACAACTCCTGTAGGGGTAGAAGTTCCTATTTCTGAGTTAGTAACCATACAAGAAGGAAAAAGTTCAGATACGGTAAACCGCCGAGAAGGAAAAATATTTGCTAGTGTTTCTGGAACGTTAACTGCGAAGGATGTAGCGAAAACTACTAAAGATGTCCAAGCAAAAATTGATAAATTAGACGTACCTGCAGGCGTAGAAATCAATACCGCTGGAGTTACAGAAGATATTGCGCAAGCATTTACGCAATTAGGTTTAGCAATGCTTGCTGCTATTGCAATTGTGTATTTGATACTAGTTATCACTTTTGGTGGAGGACTTGCACCATTTGCTATCCTTTTCTCATTACCGTTCACGGCTATTGGGGCTCTAGTGGGATTGGCGATTGCTGGCGAAACTTTAAGTGTATCTTCTATGCTAGGTTTACTTATGCTGATCGGCATTGTTGTCACTAACGCGATTGTTTTAATCGACCGAGTAATTCATATGGAAAAAGGAGGTCATTCAACGCGTGAAGCAATTCTAGAAGCTGGAGCTACTAGACTAAGACCTATCCTTATGACCGCACTAGCTACAATAGGAGCATTAATACCGCTTGCTATTGGTGTAGAAGGAAGCGGACTTATTTCCAAAGGTTTAGGGGTTACTGTTATCGGTGGGTTAACAAGTTCTACATTATTAACACTAATTTTCGTGCCAATGGTATATGAATTTTTTGCAAAATTTAGAAGAAAAAAAGGTTCAAATAACTAA
- a CDS encoding polysaccharide deacetylase family protein: protein MVIKLKWTKWFLLAALVLVLSACAVDKEKTKSQKESEQTTEVTKVDSVEKEVVEEPIEVEKQEILYELNPANWTFKPTGDANPKAVLITIDDAPDKYAVEMATTLKELNAPAIFFVNGHFLETEKGKANLKAIYDMGFLIGNHTQTHANLKNSTEEQQQEEILKVNEIVEAVTGEKPNFFRAPFGVNTDFSRALVQREGMLLMNWTYGYDWEKQYMDAAKLTEIMLKTEYLTNGANLLMHDRKWTSEALKDIVEGLRAKGYDLIDPHTIKGIED from the coding sequence TTGGTGATTAAATTGAAATGGACAAAATGGTTCTTACTAGCAGCGTTAGTGCTTGTACTATCGGCATGTGCAGTAGACAAAGAAAAAACAAAGTCTCAAAAAGAGAGTGAACAAACGACGGAGGTAACCAAAGTAGACTCTGTCGAGAAAGAGGTTGTAGAGGAACCTATAGAAGTTGAGAAACAAGAAATTCTATATGAACTAAATCCGGCTAATTGGACTTTTAAACCTACTGGAGATGCAAATCCCAAAGCTGTGCTAATTACGATTGATGATGCACCTGATAAATATGCTGTTGAAATGGCAACGACTTTAAAAGAATTAAATGCACCTGCTATCTTTTTTGTAAATGGTCACTTTCTTGAAACAGAAAAAGGAAAAGCTAACTTAAAAGCAATTTATGATATGGGATTTCTAATTGGAAACCATACACAAACGCATGCTAATTTAAAAAATAGTACAGAAGAACAACAACAGGAAGAAATTTTAAAAGTGAACGAAATAGTAGAAGCAGTCACTGGAGAGAAACCAAATTTTTTCCGGGCTCCTTTTGGTGTAAATACCGATTTCAGTAGAGCGCTTGTTCAAAGGGAAGGAATGCTCCTGATGAACTGGACATACGGATATGATTGGGAAAAACAATATATGGATGCCGCTAAACTAACGGAAATTATGCTAAAGACGGAGTATTTGACAAATGGGGCAAATTTATTAATGCATGATCGTAAATGGACTTCAGAAGCGTTAAAAGATATTGTAGAAGGTTTACGAGCAAAAGGATATGATTTAATAGACCCTCATACGATTAAAGGAATTGAAGATTAA
- a CDS encoding CidA/LrgA family protein: MKKYIRIIFQIVILYLFSLLGSFIVHILHVKFPGSIVGLLLLFLLLHFNIILVSLIQDGAGFLLSILALFFVPATVGVMNYSELLSVHGFLVVLAVLFSTIFAIIISGRICQYLENKEASKVVE; this comes from the coding sequence ATGAAAAAGTACATACGAATTATCTTTCAGATTGTTATTTTATATTTATTTTCTCTGCTCGGATCTTTTATTGTTCACATACTGCATGTAAAATTTCCTGGAAGTATAGTAGGGTTACTATTATTATTTTTATTATTGCATTTCAACATAATACTGGTTTCGCTGATACAAGATGGAGCAGGTTTTTTACTTAGTATATTGGCATTATTTTTCGTTCCTGCAACGGTAGGAGTTATGAATTATTCGGAACTATTATCCGTCCATGGATTTTTAGTAGTATTGGCTGTCTTATTCAGTACAATATTTGCAATTATTATTTCAGGAAGAATATGCCAATACTTAGAAAATAAAGAAGCTTCAAAGGTGGTAGAATAA
- a CDS encoding LrgB family protein — translation MAATGMILGTIFIYFLMRKINTRFTTPFLLPVLTTTILIIALLRFFSISYDSYMFGAKYINNMLGPAVVSLAYPLYMQRGLIKKYKFTILTSIIVAMFSGLFSIITFAKLLKMEDELVHSLLPKSITTPVAMQISESIGGNPTLTSAFVIVAGFTGALLGPIIFKIFCIETPISKGVSIGSASHGFGVSKLSEFGEQAFSMGSVSMTLSAVIGSFICPFIALFI, via the coding sequence ATGGCTGCTACTGGAATGATTTTGGGGACGATTTTCATTTATTTTCTAATGAGAAAAATAAATACCCGATTTACAACTCCTTTTTTATTGCCCGTTTTAACAACAACAATTTTGATCATAGCATTATTACGCTTTTTTTCTATTTCTTATGATTCCTATATGTTTGGGGCGAAATATATTAACAACATGCTGGGTCCGGCTGTTGTAAGCCTTGCTTATCCTTTATATATGCAAAGGGGACTTATAAAAAAATATAAATTTACCATTTTAACGAGTATTATTGTTGCGATGTTTTCTGGACTATTTAGTATCATAACATTTGCTAAACTGTTAAAAATGGAAGATGAATTAGTTCATTCACTTCTTCCAAAATCGATCACAACCCCTGTCGCGATGCAAATTAGTGAATCGATTGGTGGTAATCCTACGTTGACTTCTGCTTTCGTAATTGTAGCGGGATTTACAGGAGCATTGCTCGGACCAATAATCTTTAAAATATTCTGTATTGAAACGCCAATTAGTAAAGGGGTTTCGATAGGAAGTGCTTCGCATGGATTTGGCGTTTCAAAACTATCGGAGTTTGGAGAACAAGCATTTTCCATGGGTTCGGTATCGATGACATTAAGTGCAGTGATCGGTTCATTTATATGTCCTTTCATAGCATTATTTATATAA
- a CDS encoding aminotransferase class I/II-fold pyridoxal phosphate-dependent enzyme, with product MSQLETPLFDALLKHRNRHPIQFHIPGHKKGKGMDPAFREFVGDNVLSIDLINIAPLDDLHSPKGAIKHAQQLAAEAFGADQTFFSVQGTSGAIMTMILTICGPGDKLLVPRNVHKSIMSAIVFAGAIPVFIHPEVDKELGISHGISAESVEKALEAHPDAKGLLVINPTYFGFAADLKKIVDMAHKHGIPVVVDEAHGVHIHFHPSLPVSAMSAGADMAATSVHKLGGSMTQTSVLNVREGLVSAKRVQSIISMLTTTSTSYPLLASLDTARRQLAIHGEDLIGETIRLAKDTRKRINKIPHLRCVGEEVLISSATYDMDPTKLLISVKNLGITGYAAESWLRENANIEVELSDLYNILCLFTIGDTKKEANLLVNALVRMVTAFESDAVIVEPSVTLPDIPGLAMSPRDAFYAQTESIPLKRAEGRISAEFVMVYPPGIPIFIPGEIITQGNIDYIRMNIEAGLPVQGPEDDTLEMIHVIKERQAIK from the coding sequence TTGTCACAATTAGAAACTCCTTTGTTCGATGCATTACTAAAGCATCGTAACCGTCATCCTATCCAGTTTCATATTCCAGGGCATAAAAAAGGGAAAGGGATGGACCCTGCATTTCGAGAGTTTGTTGGAGATAATGTACTTTCCATAGATTTAATCAATATTGCCCCTTTAGATGACTTACATTCCCCTAAAGGTGCCATTAAACATGCACAACAATTAGCTGCTGAAGCCTTTGGTGCAGATCAAACATTTTTTTCTGTCCAAGGTACAAGTGGTGCAATTATGACAATGATCCTTACTATTTGTGGACCTGGCGATAAGTTACTAGTCCCACGAAATGTTCATAAATCTATTATGTCAGCAATCGTTTTTGCAGGAGCTATACCTGTATTTATTCATCCAGAAGTTGATAAAGAGTTAGGTATTTCTCACGGTATTTCTGCAGAGTCTGTTGAAAAAGCTTTGGAGGCACATCCAGATGCAAAAGGTTTACTCGTAATAAATCCAACGTATTTTGGTTTTGCAGCTGATTTAAAAAAGATAGTTGATATGGCACATAAACATGGTATTCCTGTAGTAGTAGATGAAGCGCATGGTGTTCATATTCATTTTCATCCATCGCTACCAGTTTCAGCAATGTCAGCAGGAGCAGATATGGCTGCCACTTCCGTTCATAAACTCGGCGGATCGATGACACAAACTTCGGTTTTAAACGTTAGAGAAGGTTTAGTTTCAGCTAAACGTGTTCAATCCATTATATCTATGCTTACTACCACTTCTACTTCCTATCCTTTGTTAGCATCATTAGATACCGCTAGAAGACAGTTAGCAATTCATGGGGAAGATTTAATAGGAGAAACAATTAGACTTGCGAAGGATACTCGGAAGCGGATTAATAAAATTCCTCATTTACGTTGTGTAGGGGAGGAAGTTTTAATTTCTTCGGCGACATATGATATGGATCCAACAAAGTTATTAATTAGTGTGAAAAATTTAGGGATTACCGGATATGCTGCAGAATCATGGTTAAGAGAAAATGCAAATATCGAAGTAGAACTGTCAGACTTATATAACATTCTTTGCTTGTTTACAATTGGGGATACTAAAAAAGAGGCAAACTTACTTGTGAATGCCCTCGTTCGAATGGTAACAGCATTTGAATCCGACGCAGTAATAGTAGAACCATCTGTTACTTTACCTGATATACCCGGACTAGCTATGTCCCCTCGTGATGCTTTCTACGCACAAACGGAATCTATTCCTCTAAAAAGAGCAGAAGGACGTATTTCCGCTGAGTTTGTGATGGTATATCCACCTGGAATTCCTATTTTTATTCCCGGGGAAATAATTACGCAAGGTAATATCGATTATATCCGGATGAATATAGAAGCAGGTTTACCTGTTCAAGGTCCAGAAGATGATACATTAGAAATGATTCATGTTATTAAGGAACGACAAGCGATTAAATGA
- a CDS encoding NAD(P)H-dependent flavin oxidoreductase, whose translation MVFRTSVSDLLEIEYPIVQGGLAYLAYSGLCAAVSNAGGLGQVTAMSLTTPEELREEINKVRVLTDKPFGVNFAIGQMGRPYEKMLQVAIDENVPVITMTGGNPAPILEKLANTTIKKLVLVAAKHQALKAEQLGADAVMVVGQEGGGHLGRDDVGTMVLIPQVVDAVSIPVIASGGISDGRGWMAAHALGAQGIEMGTRFIATKECVHASTAYKNAIVESGEMDTIVIKRSIGAPARAIKNSWTETIRSIEKENPTYDALKDYISGEANKRFIYEGNSEKGFGWAGQGIGLITDIPTVEELFSRMVDEATEIRRKWKL comes from the coding sequence TTGGTATTTCGTACAAGCGTATCTGATTTATTGGAAATTGAATACCCAATCGTCCAAGGGGGACTCGCTTATTTGGCATATTCCGGACTATGTGCAGCTGTTTCGAATGCAGGTGGGCTTGGTCAAGTAACAGCAATGAGCTTAACAACACCGGAAGAATTGCGGGAAGAGATAAACAAGGTTAGAGTACTAACGGATAAACCTTTTGGTGTAAATTTTGCTATTGGGCAAATGGGAAGACCTTATGAGAAAATGTTGCAAGTTGCAATTGATGAGAATGTTCCGGTTATTACGATGACAGGAGGAAACCCAGCTCCTATCTTAGAAAAACTTGCAAATACAACAATAAAAAAACTAGTATTAGTAGCCGCTAAACACCAAGCACTAAAAGCAGAACAACTTGGTGCTGATGCTGTAATGGTCGTCGGACAAGAAGGAGGTGGGCATTTAGGGAGAGATGACGTTGGCACAATGGTATTGATCCCTCAAGTGGTAGATGCAGTATCAATCCCCGTAATTGCATCAGGAGGTATATCGGACGGCAGAGGTTGGATGGCTGCTCACGCACTAGGTGCACAGGGAATTGAAATGGGTACTCGCTTTATCGCTACAAAAGAATGTGTCCATGCTTCCACTGCATATAAAAATGCAATAGTAGAAAGTGGAGAAATGGATACGATCGTCATTAAACGTTCGATAGGTGCCCCAGCTAGAGCTATTAAAAATAGTTGGACAGAAACGATTCGAAGTATTGAAAAGGAAAATCCGACATATGATGCTTTAAAGGACTACATTAGTGGTGAAGCAAATAAACGCTTTATCTACGAAGGTAACTCCGAAAAGGGATTTGGATGGGCAGGTCAGGGAATAGGTCTAATAACGGATATTCCTACCGTAGAAGAATTATTTAGTCGAATGGTAGATGAAGCAACAGAAATACGAAGAAAATGGAAATTATAG
- a CDS encoding UPF0223 family protein, translating into MDYTYPFSLDWSTNEIIDVVQFFEAIENAYEKGVKREELLKKYRRFKEIVPSIAEEKTYFREFEKESGYASYPIIKKMKENTDGVLIRG; encoded by the coding sequence ATGGACTATACATATCCATTCTCGCTAGACTGGTCGACCAATGAAATTATAGATGTAGTGCAGTTTTTTGAGGCAATCGAAAATGCATATGAAAAAGGTGTAAAGCGTGAAGAACTACTGAAAAAGTATCGTCGCTTTAAAGAAATTGTTCCATCTATTGCAGAAGAAAAAACATACTTTCGTGAATTTGAAAAAGAAAGTGGGTATGCAAGCTATCCAATCATTAAAAAAATGAAAGAAAATACGGATGGAGTGTTGATTAGAGGTTGA
- a CDS encoding YktB family protein, producing MSKKFWEEKDFNVFQIDGLENRMEALSSNIRPKFEELGKKYSLFFSGVLGDEYFAHVAKHARRSVNPPKDSWVAFSPYKRGYKALPHFQIGLWGSHLFLILAVIYEAPDKVVIAERLLKKKSLFNRIPSDFIVSGDHMKQEAILLKNAKKTDLEQLLTRLRDVKKGEFLVGRHIAKEEAVKLSEEEFLLLAEETFEQLLPIYRTMINIK from the coding sequence ATGAGTAAGAAATTTTGGGAAGAGAAAGATTTTAACGTATTCCAAATAGATGGGTTAGAGAATAGAATGGAAGCATTAAGCTCCAATATACGTCCAAAATTTGAGGAATTAGGAAAAAAGTATAGCTTATTCTTTTCTGGTGTCCTCGGAGATGAATACTTTGCCCATGTTGCAAAACATGCTAGACGCTCTGTAAATCCTCCCAAAGATAGTTGGGTAGCATTTTCACCTTATAAAAGGGGATATAAAGCATTACCTCATTTCCAAATTGGCTTATGGGGAAGTCATTTATTTCTTATTTTGGCAGTCATCTATGAGGCTCCCGATAAAGTTGTCATTGCCGAAAGACTATTAAAGAAAAAATCATTGTTTAATAGAATTCCAAGTGATTTTATTGTTTCGGGTGATCATATGAAGCAAGAAGCAATTCTTCTGAAGAATGCTAAAAAAACTGATCTTGAGCAATTATTAACTCGGCTACGTGATGTAAAAAAAGGAGAATTTCTTGTAGGTAGACATATCGCTAAAGAAGAAGCAGTAAAACTTTCAGAAGAGGAATTTTTACTTTTAGCGGAAGAGACTTTCGAGCAATTACTACCAATTTATAGAACCATGATTAATATCAAGTAA
- a CDS encoding inositol monophosphatase family protein, whose translation MNLHKLDKYAKSLIKVAAGRIRSSFATDLLIETKSEANDLVTNIDKETEQFFIHHIKRDYPDHRILGEEGFGDDIHDLDGYVWMLDPIDGTMNFIHQKTNFAISLGIFKDGVGILGYIYNVMDDVLISATLDEGAFINDIRIPTVKQVNLEQSIIGINASWVVPNKYMEHEGMVKLLQKVRGTRSYGSAAIEISYVVTGKLDAYMSMRLSPWDIAGGMIIAKEVGAIVTNLANEPVNLLGQGTFLIAKPSLHKELITNYIQLK comes from the coding sequence GTGAATTTACATAAGCTGGATAAATATGCCAAATCTTTAATCAAGGTAGCAGCTGGAAGAATAAGATCTTCTTTTGCAACGGATCTATTAATTGAAACAAAATCTGAAGCAAATGATTTAGTGACAAATATAGATAAGGAAACGGAACAATTTTTTATCCATCATATAAAACGTGATTATCCAGATCACCGTATTTTGGGAGAAGAAGGTTTCGGAGATGACATACATGATTTAGACGGCTATGTATGGATGTTAGATCCAATCGATGGCACAATGAATTTCATTCACCAAAAAACGAACTTTGCTATATCTTTAGGGATATTTAAAGATGGGGTAGGAATACTTGGTTATATCTATAATGTGATGGATGACGTTTTAATATCTGCAACCCTAGATGAAGGAGCATTTATAAATGATATTCGTATTCCAACGGTTAAACAAGTGAACTTGGAGCAATCTATCATTGGTATTAATGCAAGTTGGGTGGTTCCAAATAAATACATGGAGCACGAGGGAATGGTGAAGCTTTTACAAAAAGTTAGAGGCACTAGATCGTATGGTTCAGCAGCAATTGAAATATCCTATGTAGTTACAGGGAAACTGGATGCCTACATGTCTATGCGTTTATCACCGTGGGATATCGCAGGCGGGATGATAATTGCGAAAGAAGTTGGGGCAATCGTAACAAATCTTGCAAATGAACCTGTTAATTTGTTAGGACAAGGAACTTTTCTTATTGCGAAGCCAAGTCTGCATAAAGAATTAATAACTAATTATATTCAATTAAAATAA
- a CDS encoding YlaF family protein: MTNIKWIFVLYSLGAILSMAFIGIAIALRSFLLIILSIALLCVIMGYGFKTKKKMRDKGLL; this comes from the coding sequence TTGACCAATATCAAATGGATTTTTGTTCTATATTCTCTTGGGGCAATTTTGTCTATGGCATTTATCGGAATTGCTATAGCATTAAGAAGCTTCTTATTAATTATCCTTAGCATTGCTCTACTTTGCGTAATCATGGGCTATGGTTTTAAAACAAAGAAAAAAATGCGTGATAAAGGATTATTATAA